The proteins below are encoded in one region of Bacteroides uniformis:
- a CDS encoding tetratricopeptide repeat protein, translated as MMRMLQKKYIGIVLLLLVAVSASAQKAERDYIRKGNRFFKDSVYVDAEVNYRKALEVNPKSTVSMFNLGNTLTQQNKLQEAMEQYVGATKIEKDKSNLAQIYHNMGVIFHSQKDYAKAVEAYKESLRNNPKDDETRYNLALAQKQLQDQQQNQDQNQDQDKQDQQKEQDKQQDQQKDQQQNQDQQQQPSQPEKKDNEMSKENAEQLLNSVMQDEKDVQDKVKKQQVLQGGRLEKDW; from the coding sequence ATGATGCGTATGTTACAGAAAAAATATATTGGAATAGTTTTGCTGCTGTTAGTGGCAGTTTCAGCTTCTGCACAGAAGGCGGAACGCGATTATATCCGTAAGGGAAACCGTTTTTTTAAGGATAGCGTATATGTGGATGCAGAAGTGAACTATCGGAAGGCTTTGGAGGTAAACCCGAAGTCAACGGTTTCCATGTTCAACCTGGGAAATACATTGACCCAGCAGAACAAGCTGCAGGAAGCGATGGAGCAATATGTGGGAGCTACCAAGATAGAAAAGGACAAATCGAACTTAGCACAGATTTATCATAATATGGGAGTCATCTTTCATTCTCAGAAGGATTATGCAAAGGCGGTAGAAGCCTATAAGGAGTCGTTACGCAATAATCCGAAAGATGATGAAACGCGCTATAACCTTGCTTTGGCACAGAAACAGTTGCAAGACCAGCAGCAGAACCAGGATCAGAATCAAGATCAGGATAAACAGGACCAACAGAAGGAGCAGGATAAACAGCAGGATCAGCAGAAAGACCAGCAACAGAATCAAGACCAGCAACAACAACCTTCTCAGCCGGAAAAAAAAGATAATGAGATGTCTAAGGAAAATGCAGAACAGCTATTGAACTCTGTCATGCAAGACGAGAAGGATGTGCAGGATAAAGTGAAAAAGCAGCAGGTACTTCAAGGAGGTCGTCTGGAAAAAGATTGGTAA
- a CDS encoding VWA domain-containing protein, translating to MFRFEEPAYLYLLLLLPLLAAFYLYSNYRRRKAIRKFGDPILMAQLMPDVSKYRPDVKFWLVFAAIGLFTVLLARPQFGSKLETVKRQGVEVMIALDISNSMLAQDVQPSRLQKAKRLVAQLVDKMQNDKVGMIVFAGDAFTQLPITSDYISAKMFLESIDPSLISKQGTAIGAAINLAARSFTPQEGVGRTVIVITDGENHEGGAVEAAKAAAEKGIQVNVLGVGMPEGAPIPIEGTNDYRRDREGNVIVTRLNEQMCQEIAQAGNGIYVRVDNTNGAQKAISQEINKMAKADVETQVYTEFNEQFQAVAWIILLLLLAEMLILERKNPLFRNIHLFSNKK from the coding sequence ATGTTTCGATTTGAAGAACCTGCATATTTGTACTTGTTGCTGCTGCTGCCTTTATTGGCGGCCTTCTACTTGTACTCCAATTATCGGAGGAGGAAAGCCATTCGTAAATTTGGTGACCCTATACTGATGGCACAGCTAATGCCGGATGTTTCCAAATACCGTCCGGATGTGAAGTTTTGGTTGGTTTTTGCGGCTATCGGGTTGTTCACGGTACTGCTGGCACGTCCGCAGTTTGGTTCCAAACTGGAGACGGTAAAACGCCAGGGAGTGGAAGTGATGATTGCGTTGGATATATCCAATTCCATGCTGGCACAAGACGTACAGCCAAGCCGCTTGCAGAAGGCAAAACGGCTGGTGGCGCAGTTGGTAGATAAGATGCAGAATGACAAGGTCGGTATGATTGTTTTTGCAGGTGACGCATTTACCCAGTTGCCTATTACGAGTGATTATATTTCTGCCAAGATGTTTTTGGAGTCCATCGACCCTTCGCTGATTTCCAAGCAAGGTACGGCAATTGGAGCTGCAATAAATCTGGCTGCCCGGAGTTTTACACCTCAAGAAGGAGTGGGACGTACTGTTATTGTCATCACCGACGGTGAAAACCATGAAGGTGGTGCCGTAGAAGCAGCTAAGGCTGCTGCAGAGAAAGGTATCCAGGTCAATGTATTAGGGGTAGGTATGCCTGAGGGTGCCCCTATTCCAATAGAGGGTACTAATGATTATCGTCGTGACCGTGAAGGTAATGTAATCGTTACTCGCTTGAATGAGCAGATGTGTCAGGAAATTGCTCAGGCAGGAAATGGTATTTATGTGCGCGTAGACAATACCAACGGTGCACAGAAAGCGATTAGTCAGGAAATCAACAAGATGGCAAAGGCAGATGTGGAAACACAGGTGTACACGGAATTCAATGAACAGTTTCAGGCAGTGGCATGGATTATTCTGCTGTTGTTACTGGCTGAGATGTTGATATTGGAGCGCAAGAATCCTCTGTTCCGCAACATTCATTTATTCTCTAATAAGAAATGA
- a CDS encoding vWA domain-containing protein produces MVFANIEYLFLLLLLIPYIVWYIMKRKNSEATLQISDARVYAHTPKSYKNYLLHVPFVLRIIALILIILVLARPQTTDSWQNSEIEGIDIMLAMDVSTSMLAEDLKPNRLEAAKDVAAEFINGRPNDNIGITLFAGESFTQCPLTVDHAVLLNLLKDMKCGLIEDGTAIGMGIANAVTRLKDSKAKSKVIILLTDGVNNKGDISPLTAAEIAKSFGIRVYTIGVGTNGMAPYPYPVGGTVQYVNMPVEIDEKTLTQIAGTTEGNYFRATSNSKLKEVYEEIDKLEKTKLNVKEYSKRQEEYRWFALAAFLCVLLEVLLRNSILKKIP; encoded by the coding sequence ATGGTTTTTGCCAATATTGAATATTTATTTTTGCTGCTGTTGCTTATACCTTATATAGTATGGTATATTATGAAGCGGAAGAATAGTGAAGCTACGCTTCAGATTTCGGATGCCCGTGTGTATGCCCATACCCCTAAAAGCTATAAGAACTATTTGTTGCATGTACCGTTTGTATTGCGGATAATTGCCTTGATACTGATTATTCTTGTTTTGGCACGTCCGCAAACCACCGATAGCTGGCAGAACAGTGAGATTGAGGGTATTGATATCATGCTTGCTATGGACGTTTCTACCAGTATGCTGGCCGAAGACCTGAAACCTAACCGGTTGGAAGCGGCGAAGGATGTGGCGGCAGAGTTTATTAACGGACGTCCGAATGACAATATAGGTATAACTTTGTTTGCTGGAGAAAGCTTTACGCAATGTCCGTTGACAGTAGACCATGCCGTATTGTTGAACTTGCTTAAAGATATGAAGTGCGGGCTGATTGAAGACGGAACGGCAATCGGTATGGGTATTGCCAATGCCGTTACCCGTTTGAAGGATAGCAAGGCAAAGTCGAAAGTCATTATTCTGCTGACGGACGGTGTCAATAATAAAGGTGATATTTCTCCTTTGACGGCTGCTGAAATAGCCAAGAGTTTTGGCATTCGCGTTTATACTATTGGGGTAGGAACCAATGGTATGGCTCCTTATCCTTATCCGGTAGGCGGAACAGTGCAATATGTCAATATGCCCGTCGAAATTGATGAAAAGACTTTGACACAGATTGCCGGAACAACGGAAGGTAACTATTTCCGTGCCACCAGCAACTCGAAGTTGAAGGAAGTGTACGAGGAGATAGACAAGCTGGAGAAAACAAAATTGAATGTAAAAGAATACAGCAAGCGCCAGGAAGAGTACCGCTGGTTTGCGTTGGCTGCTTTCTTGTGCGTATTACTGGAGGTACTGTTACGCAACTCTATATTGAAGAAGATACCGTAA
- a CDS encoding DUF58 domain-containing protein gives METTELLKKVRQIEIKTRGLSNNIFAGQYHSAFKGRGMAFSEVREYQFGDDIRDIDWNVTARFNKPYVKVFEEERELTVMLLVDVSGSLEFGTVKQMKKDMVTEIAATLAFSAIQNNDKIGVIFFSDRIEKFIPPKKGRKHILYIIRELIDFHAESRRTNIRLGLEYLTNVMKRRCTAFVLSDFIDQESFKNAMTIANRKHDLVAVQVYDRRVEELPPVGLMKIRDAETGHEQWIDTSSRAVRRAHHDWWVNKQAELNETFTKSNVDNVSVRTDQDYVKALMNLFAKRN, from the coding sequence ATGGAAACAACAGAACTTTTGAAGAAAGTCCGTCAGATTGAGATAAAGACGCGCGGATTGTCCAACAATATCTTTGCCGGGCAGTATCACTCTGCCTTCAAGGGTAGAGGTATGGCATTCTCCGAGGTGCGCGAGTATCAGTTTGGCGACGACATACGCGACATTGACTGGAATGTGACCGCCCGCTTCAACAAGCCTTACGTCAAGGTGTTTGAGGAGGAGCGCGAATTGACAGTGATGTTGTTGGTAGATGTTTCCGGTAGTTTGGAGTTCGGTACGGTAAAGCAGATGAAGAAGGATATGGTGACGGAAATTGCCGCTACACTGGCATTCTCTGCCATTCAGAATAATGACAAGATTGGTGTCATCTTCTTTTCGGACCGGATTGAGAAGTTTATTCCGCCCAAGAAGGGACGTAAGCATATACTTTACATCATCCGCGAACTGATAGATTTTCATGCGGAAAGCCGGAGGACGAACATCCGTTTGGGATTGGAATATCTGACGAATGTGATGAAACGCCGTTGCACGGCATTTGTCTTGTCCGACTTCATCGACCAGGAAAGTTTCAAGAACGCCATGACCATTGCCAATCGTAAGCATGACCTGGTTGCCGTTCAGGTGTACGACCGTCGTGTGGAAGAATTGCCACCCGTAGGACTGATGAAGATTAGGGATGCCGAGACGGGACATGAGCAGTGGATTGACACCTCCTCGCGTGCCGTGCGCCGTGCCCATCATGATTGGTGGGTGAACAAGCAGGCGGAATTGAATGAAACGTTTACCAAGAGTAATGTCGACAATGTGTCGGTACGTACCGACCAGGATTATGTCAAGGCATTGATGAATTTGTTTGCGAAACGAAATTAA
- a CDS encoding AAA family ATPase, translating to MAETIDIRELNERIERQSAFVTNLTTGMDQVIVGQKHLVESLLIGLLSDGHVLLEGVPGLAKTLAIKTLASLIDAQYSRIQFTPDLLPADVIGTMVYSQKDETFQVKKGPVFANFVLADEINRAPAKVQSALLEAMQERQVTIGNETFGLPKPFLVLATQNPIEQEGTYPLPEAQVDRFMLKVVIDYPKLEEEKLIIRQNINGDKFEVKPILKADEIIEARKVVRQVYLDEKIEKYIVDIVFATRYPEKYDLKELKDMIGFGGSPRASINLALAARSYAFIKRRGYVIPEDVRAVAHDVLRHRIGLTYEAEASNMTSDEIVSKILNKVEVP from the coding sequence ATGGCTGAAACAATTGACATCCGCGAACTGAATGAGCGGATTGAAAGACAAAGTGCTTTCGTTACCAATCTTACCACAGGTATGGACCAGGTCATTGTAGGACAAAAGCATCTGGTAGAGTCGTTGTTAATTGGTTTGTTGTCCGATGGACATGTGTTGTTGGAAGGTGTGCCCGGTTTGGCAAAGACTTTAGCTATCAAGACGCTTGCTTCGTTGATTGATGCGCAATACAGCCGCATTCAGTTTACGCCTGACTTGTTGCCTGCCGACGTAATAGGTACAATGGTTTACAGCCAGAAGGATGAAACGTTCCAAGTAAAAAAAGGTCCGGTCTTCGCAAACTTTGTTTTGGCTGATGAAATCAACCGTGCTCCGGCCAAAGTACAGAGTGCTTTGCTGGAAGCCATGCAGGAACGTCAAGTTACTATCGGCAATGAAACTTTCGGGTTGCCCAAACCATTCCTGGTGCTTGCCACACAGAATCCTATCGAGCAGGAAGGTACTTATCCGCTGCCCGAAGCGCAAGTGGACCGTTTCATGCTGAAAGTCGTAATAGACTATCCGAAGCTGGAAGAGGAGAAACTGATTATCCGTCAGAATATCAATGGTGATAAATTTGAAGTGAAGCCCATTTTGAAGGCAGACGAAATTATTGAAGCTCGTAAAGTGGTTCGCCAGGTGTATCTGGATGAGAAAATAGAAAAATATATTGTTGATATTGTATTTGCTACCCGTTATCCGGAAAAATATGATTTAAAAGAACTGAAAGACATGATTGGTTTCGGCGGTTCGCCCCGTGCTTCCATCAACTTGGCCTTGGCTGCCCGTAGCTACGCGTTCATCAAGCGTCGCGGTTATGTCATTCCGGAGGATGTGCGCGCTGTGGCACACGACGTACTTCGCCACCGTATCGGCTTGACTTACGAGGCGGAAGCCAGCAATATGACATCTGATGAAATCGTCAGCAAGATACTGAACAAGGTTGAAGTGCCCTAA
- a CDS encoding HU family DNA-binding protein produces the protein MNEKLNIQDLIDTLAERHGMSKKNADSFVKEFFQLIEESLEKDKYVKIRGLGTFKLIDVGSRESVNVNTGERFEIQGHTKVSFTPEPALKDIINRPFSHFETVVLNDATVLEDTLQENDSEDDEDTEIKTPEQEVEEKVALVEEATIEEPLVETVVEEPLVEPEPEVEEEKPEKTEPEAMPENIVAVEPEPSEPVIKDTADSSTMKYFIGIVVFVVLLCGGAVAFMYYPDLLDKLTAKPLVEEVADSDVKESVTEKVDVPAGQDNIALTDSIVSKDVVVPARTDTVAETVATTTPALTTTPKENVQAQSPAPKKEQKKTVAPFEPDSVGYTIVGTETTYTIKEGETLTRVALRFYGTKALWPYIVKHNPGVIKNPDNVPYGTTIKIPKLAKKQ, from the coding sequence ATGAACGAGAAACTGAACATACAAGACCTGATTGACACGCTGGCTGAAAGGCATGGCATGAGCAAGAAGAATGCGGATAGTTTTGTGAAAGAATTCTTCCAGCTGATTGAGGAGTCTTTGGAGAAGGACAAATATGTGAAGATACGAGGTTTGGGGACTTTCAAGCTGATAGATGTCGGGAGTCGTGAAAGCGTTAATGTGAATACGGGGGAAAGGTTTGAGATACAAGGGCATACAAAAGTGTCGTTTACACCGGAACCGGCTTTGAAAGATATTATCAATAGACCATTTTCGCATTTTGAAACTGTAGTTTTGAATGACGCTACGGTGCTTGAGGACACCCTGCAGGAAAATGACAGTGAAGATGATGAAGATACTGAAATCAAAACTCCGGAACAAGAGGTGGAGGAGAAGGTTGCCTTAGTGGAAGAAGCCACGATAGAAGAACCTTTGGTGGAAACTGTAGTCGAAGAGCCGTTAGTTGAGCCCGAACCGGAAGTTGAAGAGGAGAAACCGGAAAAAACTGAACCTGAAGCAATGCCTGAAAATATAGTTGCTGTTGAACCGGAACCGTCTGAGCCAGTGATAAAAGATACGGCAGATTCTTCGACTATGAAATATTTTATAGGCATCGTTGTATTTGTAGTGTTGTTGTGTGGTGGTGCCGTAGCTTTCATGTATTATCCGGACTTGCTTGACAAACTTACTGCAAAGCCTCTTGTAGAAGAGGTTGCAGACTCGGATGTGAAGGAATCTGTTACTGAAAAGGTGGATGTCCCTGCCGGTCAAGACAATATTGCCTTGACAGACAGCATTGTTTCAAAAGATGTTGTAGTTCCTGCCCGGACAGATACTGTGGCAGAAACTGTTGCTACAACAACTCCTGCGCTTACAACAACTCCAAAGGAAAATGTACAGGCACAGTCTCCCGCTCCTAAAAAAGAGCAGAAAAAGACAGTTGCACCGTTTGAGCCGGATTCTGTGGGGTATACGATTGTGGGAACAGAAACCACTTATACCATCAAGGAAGGGGAAACGCTGACTAGGGTAGCGCTTCGTTTTTATGGGACAAAAGCTCTTTGGCCTTATATCGTGAAGCATAATCCCGGCGTAATCAAGAATCCGGATAATGTACCTTATGGTACCACTATCAAGATACCGAAATTAGCCAAGAAGCAGTAA
- a CDS encoding HU family DNA-binding protein yields the protein MNNKEFTSELSRRLGYTLKDTSELVASLLADMTRQLEEGNIISIQGFGTFEVKKKAERISVNPTTKQRMLVPPKLVLTYKPSTLLKDKFK from the coding sequence TTGAATAACAAAGAGTTTACTTCTGAATTGTCGCGGAGGTTAGGGTACACATTGAAAGATACTTCTGAGCTGGTTGCTTCATTGCTGGCAGATATGACACGGCAGTTGGAGGAGGGGAATATTATCTCTATACAAGGGTTCGGTACATTCGAAGTGAAAAAGAAGGCAGAGCGTATATCTGTGAATCCGACTACAAAGCAACGTATGCTGGTGCCTCCCAAATTGGTGTTGACCTATAAGCCGAGTACATTGTTAAAGGATAAGTTTAAGTAA
- the rimO gene encoding 30S ribosomal protein S12 methylthiotransferase RimO has protein sequence MKRKTIDIITLGCSKNLVDSEHLMRQLEEVGFHVTHDAERPKGQIAVINTCGFIGDAKEESINMILEFAQAKEEGNLEKLYVMGCLSERYLKELAVEIPQVDKFYGKFNWRELLQDLGKAYHDELHIERTLTTPKHYAYLKISEGCDRKCSYCAIPIITGRHVSRPMEEILDEVKYLVARGVKEFQVIAQELTYYGVDLYKKQMLPELVERISDIPGVEWIRLHYAYPAHFPADLFRVMRERDNVCKYMDIALQHISDNMLQKMRRHVTKDETYKLIEQFREEVPGIHLRTTLMVGHPGETEADFEELKEFVRKVRFDRMGAFAYSEEEGTYAAAEYEDSIPQEVKQARLDELMSIQQGISGELSAEKVGRQMKVIIDRLEGEYYIGRTEFDSPEVDPEVLIERGDRALHIGNFYHVEIVKSDDFDLFGRII, from the coding sequence ATGAAACGGAAGACTATAGATATCATCACTTTAGGATGTTCTAAAAACCTGGTGGATTCGGAACATTTGATGCGTCAGTTGGAGGAAGTGGGATTCCATGTGACACATGATGCGGAAAGACCGAAGGGACAGATTGCCGTAATCAATACTTGCGGTTTCATCGGTGACGCCAAGGAGGAATCCATTAATATGATTCTGGAATTTGCGCAGGCCAAGGAGGAAGGAAACTTGGAGAAGCTTTATGTAATGGGTTGCCTTTCGGAACGTTATCTGAAGGAATTGGCCGTTGAAATTCCCCAGGTGGATAAATTCTATGGTAAATTCAATTGGAGAGAGTTGTTGCAGGATTTGGGAAAGGCCTATCATGACGAGCTGCACATAGAGCGCACATTGACCACTCCCAAGCATTATGCCTATTTGAAGATATCCGAAGGATGTGACCGTAAATGTTCTTATTGCGCTATTCCCATCATTACGGGACGGCATGTGTCGCGCCCGATGGAGGAGATACTTGACGAGGTGAAGTATTTGGTTGCACGGGGTGTAAAGGAATTCCAGGTTATAGCCCAGGAGTTGACCTATTACGGAGTAGATTTATATAAGAAGCAAATGTTGCCCGAGCTTGTTGAGCGGATTTCGGATATTCCCGGAGTGGAGTGGATACGCTTGCATTATGCCTATCCGGCACATTTTCCGGCTGATTTATTCCGTGTGATGCGCGAGCGTGACAATGTATGCAAATATATGGATATTGCCCTGCAACATATCAGTGACAATATGCTGCAAAAGATGCGTCGCCATGTGACGAAGGATGAGACGTATAAGCTGATAGAACAATTCCGTGAGGAGGTTCCCGGTATTCATCTCCGTACTACACTGATGGTGGGGCATCCAGGAGAAACTGAAGCCGATTTTGAGGAGCTGAAAGAGTTTGTCCGTAAAGTGCGTTTCGATAGAATGGGGGCTTTTGCGTATTCGGAAGAAGAAGGGACGTATGCCGCTGCTGAATATGAGGATTCTATTCCCCAGGAAGTGAAACAAGCGCGCTTGGATGAGTTAATGTCTATTCAACAAGGCATTTCAGGGGAGTTGAGTGCGGAGAAAGTAGGCAGGCAGATGAAAGTAATCATTGACCGGCTGGAAGGCGAATATTATATTGGACGTACAGAATTTGATTCTCCCGAAGTGGATCCTGAGGTTTTGATTGAGCGTGGAGACAGGGCGTTGCATATAGGTAACTTTTACCACGTAGAGATAGTAAAATCCGATGATTTCGACCTTTTTGGACGAATAATTTAA
- the ftsY gene encoding signal recognition particle-docking protein FtsY gives MGFFSFFSKEKKETLDKGLSKTKESVFGKIARAVAGKSKVDDEVLDNLEEVLITSDVGVETTLKIIERIEKRAAADKYMNATELNHILRDEIAALLTENNSEDVDDFEAPIAKKPYVIMVVGVNGVGKTTTIGKLAYQFKKAGKSVYLGAADTFRAAAVEQLVIWGERVGVPVVKQKMGADPASVAFDTLSSATANNADVVIIDTAGRLHNKVGLMNELTKIKNVMKKVVPDAPNEVLLVLDGSTGQNAFEQAKQFTLATEVTAMAVTKLDGTAKGGVVIGISDQFKIPVKYIGLGEGMEDLQVFRKKEFVDSLFGENA, from the coding sequence ATGGGATTTTTTAGTTTTTTCTCCAAGGAAAAAAAGGAAACATTAGATAAAGGATTATCTAAGACCAAAGAAAGTGTGTTTGGCAAGATTGCGCGTGCCGTGGCAGGAAAGTCAAAAGTTGATGATGAAGTATTGGATAATCTGGAAGAGGTGTTGATAACTTCGGATGTGGGCGTGGAAACGACACTGAAAATTATTGAACGTATCGAAAAGCGTGCAGCAGCCGACAAATATATGAATGCCACTGAGCTGAATCATATTTTACGTGATGAAATCGCAGCGTTGCTTACAGAGAATAATTCGGAGGATGTGGATGACTTTGAAGCACCGATTGCGAAGAAACCATACGTCATTATGGTAGTGGGCGTCAATGGTGTAGGGAAGACTACTACGATTGGCAAACTGGCTTATCAATTCAAGAAAGCCGGAAAGTCTGTTTATCTGGGTGCTGCCGATACTTTCCGTGCTGCTGCTGTGGAGCAGTTGGTGATATGGGGTGAACGGGTAGGTGTACCTGTTGTAAAGCAGAAAATGGGTGCTGACCCGGCTTCTGTCGCTTTTGACACACTGAGTTCCGCAACTGCCAATAATGCCGATGTGGTAATTATAGATACAGCAGGACGCCTTCATAATAAAGTCGGTTTGATGAATGAACTGACGAAAATCAAGAATGTGATGAAGAAGGTTGTTCCTGATGCTCCAAATGAGGTGTTGCTTGTGTTGGATGGCTCAACCGGACAGAATGCATTCGAACAAGCCAAGCAGTTCACTCTGGCAACGGAGGTTACGGCAATGGCTGTTACAAAGTTGGACGGAACAGCCAAGGGTGGCGTAGTCATCGGCATTTCAGACCAGTTTAAAATTCCGGTTAAATATATTGGATTGGGTGAAGGAATGGAAGATTTGCAGGTGTTCCGTAAAAAGGAATTTGTTGATTCACTGTTCGGGGAGAATGCATGA